One segment of Bradyrhizobium sp. WD16 DNA contains the following:
- the ubiA gene encoding 4-hydroxybenzoate octaprenyltransferase, whose translation MSTSPGAAARVADSTGNWVDSLAPLWSRPYLRLARFDRPIGSWLLLMPCWWSAALAAGVAHDLRLLPSTVALFFVGAFVMRGAGCTWNDITDRHLDARVERTRSRPIPSGQVTARQAAAFMVLQALAGLLVLLRFNTFAILTGVASLAIVAVYPFMKRITYWPQVVLGLAFSWGALMGFAVILARIDAAALALYAGAIAWVIGYDTIYAHQDRDDDALIGIKSTALLFGTRTRPALALFYGAAVVLIGIALALAGASWPAYAGLALFALQLAVQVARIDITDSALCLRLFRSNRDAGLLLFAGLVGDAVLRTIG comes from the coding sequence ATGAGCACATCGCCGGGCGCCGCGGCACGGGTTGCGGACTCGACCGGCAACTGGGTCGACAGTCTCGCCCCGCTGTGGTCGCGGCCCTATCTGCGGCTCGCCCGCTTCGACCGGCCGATCGGCTCCTGGCTGCTGCTGATGCCGTGCTGGTGGTCGGCCGCCCTCGCCGCCGGGGTCGCTCACGATCTGCGGCTTTTGCCTTCGACCGTCGCGCTGTTCTTCGTCGGCGCCTTCGTGATGCGCGGCGCCGGCTGCACCTGGAACGACATCACCGATCGCCATCTCGATGCCAGGGTCGAGCGCACGCGGTCCCGGCCCATTCCCTCGGGCCAGGTGACGGCGCGCCAGGCCGCCGCGTTCATGGTGCTGCAGGCATTGGCAGGCCTGTTGGTGCTGCTGCGCTTCAATACCTTCGCGATCCTTACCGGTGTCGCCTCGCTCGCCATCGTCGCCGTCTATCCTTTCATGAAGCGCATCACCTACTGGCCGCAGGTGGTGCTGGGCCTCGCCTTCTCCTGGGGGGCCCTGATGGGGTTCGCGGTGATCCTGGCGCGGATCGATGCCGCGGCGCTGGCGCTCTACGCCGGCGCGATTGCCTGGGTGATCGGCTATGACACGATCTATGCCCATCAGGACCGCGACGACGACGCGCTGATCGGCATCAAGTCGACGGCTCTGTTGTTCGGGACACGTACCCGGCCGGCGCTGGCGCTGTTCTATGGCGCTGCGGTCGTGCTGATCGGCATCGCGCTGGCACTCGCCGGGGCGTCGTGGCCGGCCTATGCCGGCCTTGCACTGTTCGCCCTTCAGCTCGCGGTTCAGGTGGCACGCATCGATATCACCGACAGCGCGCTCTGCCTGCGGCTGTTCAGGTCGAACCGCGATGCCGGGCTGTTGCTGTTCGCCGGGCTGGTCGGTGATGCGGTGCTGCGCACGATCGGGTGA
- a CDS encoding outer membrane beta-barrel protein codes for MAAAAFPPLGLLFAMLIVMGGPARAQSLTSDLFNPEKASRTASKQSPLRKLDQATGDSAPAADDDPPPAPPAPSRLGAIPRYGAPAASGAAATGYDSLGRRRPGAKGVANGTAKGAPNGAARAGAVVPLTNNTTLPPLRQGPLPSTPPKLAPPPSTAAHGAPVPPALAGIVPGQPPRRRLPLDTDPFGATGIYYGSFLSKAAVELSGGYDTNPARTLPARGSAFYMISPELLIASNWERHSLVADLRGSYTGYGTTTPFDISASTGAPVTLDRPDFTGKINGRIDVSRDSRINSELRLRIATDNPGSPNIQAGLARYPVYATAGATLGVDHDFNRFNVALSATYDHTSYQWSKFADGSTYSNDDRDYTQYGGIGRVSYDWQPGLKPFVEVEADTRIHDLQFDRYGYQRNSNGGYVKGGSTFELTRLITGEAAMGWTTRSYVDNRLSSISGLLTSGSLIWTVTPLTTARFIATSSIDESPLPGVAGVQTRDFTFQVDHAFRRWLIGTAKFGYGTSDYRGLGRFDNRYTASLDLVYKLNRTFQIKGQVRHDWLDTTAVNSSTEATIVMLGVRVQQ; via the coding sequence GTGGCTGCGGCTGCGTTCCCGCCGCTCGGGCTGCTGTTCGCCATGCTGATTGTGATGGGGGGGCCGGCGCGCGCCCAAAGCCTCACCAGTGACCTATTCAATCCCGAAAAGGCCAGCCGCACCGCCTCGAAGCAGTCACCGTTACGCAAGCTCGACCAGGCGACCGGTGATTCGGCGCCGGCTGCCGACGATGACCCCCCGCCTGCACCGCCGGCGCCCTCGCGCCTCGGCGCCATCCCGCGCTACGGCGCCCCCGCGGCTTCGGGTGCCGCCGCGACCGGCTATGATTCGCTCGGTCGCCGCCGGCCGGGCGCCAAGGGCGTGGCCAACGGGACGGCCAAGGGGGCGCCGAATGGAGCCGCGAGGGCCGGTGCCGTGGTGCCGCTGACCAACAATACCACCCTGCCGCCGCTGCGCCAGGGCCCGCTGCCGTCGACCCCGCCAAAGCTCGCGCCGCCGCCCTCGACCGCCGCCCATGGCGCGCCGGTGCCGCCGGCGCTGGCCGGCATCGTGCCGGGGCAGCCGCCCCGCCGGCGCCTGCCGCTCGACACCGATCCGTTCGGCGCCACCGGCATCTATTACGGCTCGTTCCTGTCCAAGGCCGCGGTCGAACTCTCCGGCGGCTACGATACCAATCCGGCGCGCACATTGCCGGCGCGCGGCTCGGCCTTCTACATGATCTCGCCCGAGCTGCTGATCGCATCGAATTGGGAGCGGCACTCGCTGGTCGCCGACCTGCGCGGCTCCTATACCGGTTACGGCACGACGACGCCCTTCGACATCAGCGCCTCGACCGGCGCGCCGGTGACGCTCGACCGGCCGGACTTCACCGGCAAGATCAACGGCCGCATCGATGTCAGTCGCGACAGCCGGATCAATTCCGAACTGCGGCTGCGCATTGCCACCGACAATCCGGGCAGCCCGAACATCCAGGCCGGCCTCGCGCGCTATCCGGTCTATGCCACTGCCGGCGCGACGCTCGGGGTCGATCACGATTTCAATCGCTTCAACGTCGCGCTCAGCGCCACCTACGACCACACCTCCTATCAATGGTCGAAGTTCGCCGACGGCAGCACGTATTCCAACGACGATCGCGACTACACCCAGTATGGCGGCATCGGCCGGGTGAGCTACGACTGGCAGCCCGGGCTCAAGCCGTTCGTCGAGGTCGAGGCCGACACCCGCATCCACGACCTGCAATTCGACCGCTACGGCTACCAGCGCAATTCCAACGGCGGCTACGTCAAGGGAGGCTCGACCTTCGAGCTCACCCGCCTGATCACCGGCGAGGCGGCGATGGGCTGGACCACCCGCAGCTATGTCGACAACCGTCTCTCCAGCATCAGCGGCCTGCTGACCAGCGGATCGCTGATCTGGACCGTGACGCCGCTGACCACCGCCCGGTTCATCGCCACTTCATCGATCGACGAGAGCCCGCTGCCCGGCGTTGCCGGCGTGCAGACCCGCGACTTCACCTTCCAGGTCGACCACGCGTTCCGGCGCTGGCTGATCGGCACGGCGAAATTCGGCTACGGCACCTCGGATTATCGCGGGCTCGGTCGTTTCGACAACCGCTACACCGCATCGCTCGATCTCGTCTACAAGCTAAACCGCACCTTCCAGATCAAGGGACAGGTGCGCCACGACTGGCTCGACACCACCGCCGTCAATTCCAGCACCGAGGCGACCATCGTCATGCTGGGCGTGCGGGTGCAGCAGTAG
- the hisG gene encoding ATP phosphoribosyltransferase produces the protein MTSPFVLAVPSKGRLQENADAFFARAGLTLAKPRGARDYRGTISGLDNVEIAYLSASEIAAQLARGAVHLGITGEDLVRESIPDADRRVALIEPLGFGSANVVVAVPQAWIDVRSMADLDDVTTAFRARHNRRMRVATKYLNLTRAFFTSHGIVDYRIVESAGATEGAPAAGTAELIVDITTTGATLAANGLKVLDDGTMLRSQANLVASRDADWSPQARETARIILDHIASRARANAYKEVRTRFSGCDARLLETAAARFGVVLPFAGPTSSGMITLHCPPARIYALASFLREHGAETVSVVSLDYVFDRANPLFARLETFLAR, from the coding sequence ATGACCTCACCCTTCGTTCTCGCCGTCCCCTCCAAGGGGCGGCTGCAGGAAAACGCCGACGCTTTCTTCGCCCGGGCGGGCCTGACGCTGGCCAAGCCCCGCGGCGCCCGCGACTACCGCGGCACCATCAGCGGCCTCGACAATGTCGAGATCGCCTATCTCTCGGCGAGCGAGATCGCTGCGCAGCTCGCGCGCGGCGCGGTCCATCTCGGCATCACCGGGGAAGACCTGGTGCGCGAGAGCATTCCCGACGCCGACCGCCGCGTCGCCCTGATCGAGCCGCTCGGCTTCGGCAGCGCCAATGTCGTGGTCGCGGTGCCGCAGGCCTGGATCGACGTGCGCAGCATGGCCGACCTCGACGACGTCACCACCGCCTTCCGCGCCCGTCACAACCGGCGCATGCGCGTCGCCACCAAATATCTGAACCTGACCCGCGCCTTCTTCACCAGCCACGGCATCGTCGACTACCGCATCGTCGAAAGCGCCGGGGCGACCGAAGGCGCGCCGGCCGCGGGCACCGCCGAGTTGATCGTCGATATCACCACCACCGGCGCGACCCTTGCCGCCAACGGGCTGAAGGTGCTCGACGACGGCACGATGCTGCGCAGTCAGGCCAATCTCGTCGCATCGCGCGACGCCGACTGGTCGCCGCAGGCGCGCGAAACCGCCCGGATCATTCTCGACCACATCGCCTCGCGGGCGCGCGCCAACGCCTACAAGGAAGTCCGCACCCGCTTCTCCGGCTGCGATGCCCGCCTGCTCGAGACCGCCGCCGCCCGCTTCGGCGTGGTGCTGCCGTTCGCCGGCCCGACCTCCTCGGGCATGATCACGCTGCACTGCCCGCCGGCCCGGATCTACGCGCTGGCGAGCTTCCTGCGCGAGCACGGCGCGGAGACCGTATCGGTGGTGTCGCTCGACTACGTCTTCGATCGCGCCAACCCGCTGTTCGCCCGCCTCGAAACCTTCCTGGCGCGCTGA
- a CDS encoding ATP phosphoribosyltransferase regulatory subunit yields the protein MSQPAAPRATGSAVAAEALLSSFAQAGYARAEPPILQPAEPFLDLSGEDIRKSLYLTTDARGEELCLRPDLTIPVARDYLASPAAGQAAGFCYVGTVFRYRGGRTSEFLQAGVESFGRGDRAAADAEMLALGLEALAVSNITDVDIRTGDVALFAALIEALDLAPSWCRRLVKDFNRKASLAEDLARLTLASDSARKDYDGVLSALAGSDRNAALALVTDLLSIAGINAVGGRSVGEIADRFLEQSTLTGGTLPRDIRVLIERFLTITGDPDEALAQLRTLAADARLDIGAALDEFERRIGFMAARGIDTAATRFATSFGRGVDYYTGFEFELHRKNNGAEPLVAGGRYDSLMTRLGARAPIPAVGFSIWMDALGAKGCAR from the coding sequence ATGAGCCAGCCCGCCGCCCCTCGCGCGACCGGATCCGCCGTGGCGGCGGAGGCGCTGCTGTCGTCCTTCGCCCAGGCCGGCTATGCCCGCGCCGAACCGCCGATCCTGCAGCCGGCGGAGCCGTTCCTCGATCTGTCCGGCGAGGACATCCGCAAGAGCCTGTATCTGACCACCGATGCGCGCGGCGAGGAACTCTGCCTGCGCCCGGACCTGACCATACCGGTGGCCCGGGATTATCTGGCTTCCCCCGCCGCCGGGCAGGCTGCCGGCTTCTGCTATGTCGGCACGGTATTTCGTTACCGTGGCGGACGCACATCGGAATTCCTCCAGGCCGGCGTCGAATCCTTCGGCCGGGGCGACCGGGCGGCCGCCGACGCCGAAATGCTGGCGCTCGGCCTCGAGGCGCTGGCCGTTTCGAACATTACCGACGTCGATATCCGCACCGGCGACGTCGCCCTGTTCGCCGCGCTGATCGAGGCGCTCGACCTCGCCCCGTCGTGGTGCCGCCGTCTCGTCAAGGACTTCAACCGCAAGGCCTCGCTTGCCGAGGACCTGGCGCGGCTGACGCTGGCCAGCGACAGCGCGCGCAAGGATTATGACGGCGTGCTCTCCGCCCTCGCCGGCTCGGATCGCAACGCCGCGCTCGCCCTCGTCACCGACCTGTTGTCGATCGCCGGCATCAACGCCGTCGGCGGCCGCTCGGTGGGCGAGATCGCCGATCGCTTTCTCGAGCAGTCGACCCTGACCGGCGGCACCCTGCCGCGCGACATTCGCGTGCTGATCGAACGTTTCCTCACGATCACCGGCGATCCCGACGAGGCGCTGGCGCAGCTGAGGACCCTCGCCGCCGACGCCAGGCTCGACATCGGCGCGGCGCTCGACGAGTTCGAACGCCGGATCGGCTTCATGGCGGCGCGGGGCATCGATACCGCCGCGACGCGCTTCGCCACCTCCTTCGGCCGCGGCGTCGACTACTACACCGGCTTCGAATTCGAACTGCATCGCAAAAACAACGGCGCCGAGCCGCTGGTCGCCGGCGGCCGCTATGATTCGCTGATGACCCGCCTCGGCGCGCGGGCGCCGATCCCGGCCGTGGGCTTCTCGATCTGGATGGATGCGCTCGGCGCGAAAGGATGCGCCCGATGA
- a CDS encoding OpgC domain-containing protein, whose amino-acid sequence MHHRSTSSPASRSAATAGLWWSGRDLRLDACRGIALWFIFLDHVPENVGAWLTLRNYGFSDTTEVFMFVSGVTCAIAYGAALRRRGWPTVIARTLRRSWDIYAAFLLLVLACAVLVYAAGGGSLMDDPSNTRVLFEQPGPTLVHALLLQYRPVNSDVLPTFVIFHLSVAPLLWLLLRAPNATLVASVLLYAATRRFDWYLDAWPRNQWYFNPFAWQVLFVFGAWWALGGGKRLRAFLHTRAVLIAALAYLAASLVIVLGWQIEALHGLVPPAVAAVIYPVDKSGLDPLRLVHFLALAVVAVRLVPADWVGFGHHPDRSARKGISRFLHRGLVAPVMRSAIRCGENSLAIYCLGVLLTLAAQAVLLVLPNDVLLQFLLSGAGIAIMILVANLLTAIMRRNQLRPGLF is encoded by the coding sequence ATGCATCATCGCTCCACCAGCAGCCCAGCTTCCCGCAGCGCCGCGACGGCGGGCCTGTGGTGGTCCGGGCGCGACCTGCGGCTGGACGCCTGCCGCGGCATCGCCCTGTGGTTCATCTTTCTCGATCATGTTCCGGAGAACGTCGGCGCCTGGCTGACGCTGCGCAATTACGGCTTCAGCGACACCACCGAGGTCTTCATGTTCGTCTCCGGGGTGACCTGCGCGATCGCCTATGGCGCCGCGCTGCGCCGCCGCGGCTGGCCGACGGTGATCGCCCGCACGCTGCGCCGGAGCTGGGACATCTACGCCGCCTTCCTGCTCCTCGTCCTGGCCTGCGCCGTTTTGGTCTATGCCGCCGGCGGCGGCTCGCTGATGGATGACCCGAGCAACACCCGCGTGCTGTTCGAGCAGCCGGGCCCGACCCTGGTCCACGCCCTCCTCCTGCAGTATCGCCCTGTGAACAGCGACGTGCTGCCGACCTTCGTCATCTTCCATCTTTCGGTGGCGCCACTGCTCTGGCTGCTGCTGCGCGCGCCCAATGCAACCCTCGTCGCCTCGGTCCTGCTCTACGCCGCCACCCGCCGCTTCGACTGGTATCTCGACGCCTGGCCGCGCAATCAATGGTACTTCAACCCGTTCGCCTGGCAGGTCCTGTTCGTGTTCGGCGCCTGGTGGGCGCTCGGCGGCGGCAAACGCCTGCGCGCCTTCCTGCACACGCGCGCGGTTTTGATCGCTGCGCTCGCCTATCTCGCCGCGAGCCTCGTCATCGTGCTCGGCTGGCAGATCGAGGCGCTGCATGGCCTCGTGCCCCCGGCGGTCGCCGCCGTGATCTATCCGGTCGACAAGTCGGGTCTCGACCCGCTGCGGCTGGTGCATTTCCTTGCGCTCGCCGTCGTCGCCGTCCGGCTGGTGCCGGCCGACTGGGTGGGTTTCGGCCATCATCCCGACCGGTCGGCGCGGAAAGGGATATCCCGGTTCCTGCATCGCGGCCTCGTTGCGCCGGTGATGCGCAGCGCCATCCGCTGCGGCGAGAATTCGCTGGCGATCTACTGTCTCGGGGTGCTGCTGACGCTGGCGGCACAGGCGGTCCTGCTGGTGCTGCCCAATGACGTCCTGCTGCAGTTCCTGCTCAGCGGCGCCGGCATCGCCATCATGATCCTGGTGGCGAACCTGCTGACCGCGATCATGCGTCGCAACCAGCTGCGGCCGGGGCTATTCTAG
- the galU gene encoding UTP--glucose-1-phosphate uridylyltransferase GalU — MKIRKAIFPVAGLGTRFLPATKAMPKEMLTVVDRPLIQHVVDEALEAGIEHLVFVTGRNKGVIEDHFDRPYELEDTLKGRAKLKEMELLLRDQPEAGSTSFTRQQQPLGLGHAVWCARDIVGDEPFAVLLPDVLVKHKPSGLKQMLDAAAAAGIGKANIVAVEEVPMESVHMYGVVGVGKPKGDLFELAGMVEKPKREQAPSNLSITGRYILQPEIFEILATQERGAGGEIQLTDAMLRMAEGQPFYGFKFKGKSYDCGSKSGFLAANIAYAMDRDDLRDGLREEMRQYL, encoded by the coding sequence ATGAAAATCCGCAAAGCCATCTTCCCCGTCGCCGGCCTCGGCACCCGCTTCCTGCCCGCCACCAAGGCCATGCCCAAGGAAATGCTCACGGTGGTCGACCGGCCGCTGATCCAGCACGTGGTGGATGAAGCCCTGGAGGCCGGCATCGAGCACCTCGTCTTCGTCACCGGGCGGAACAAAGGCGTGATCGAGGATCATTTCGACCGGCCCTACGAACTCGAGGACACGCTCAAGGGACGCGCCAAGCTCAAGGAGATGGAGCTCCTGCTGCGCGACCAGCCGGAGGCGGGTTCGACCTCGTTCACCCGCCAGCAGCAACCGCTCGGCCTCGGCCATGCGGTGTGGTGCGCTCGCGACATCGTCGGCGACGAGCCCTTCGCGGTGCTGCTGCCGGACGTCTTGGTCAAGCACAAACCGAGCGGCCTGAAGCAGATGCTCGACGCCGCCGCGGCCGCCGGGATCGGCAAGGCCAATATCGTCGCGGTGGAAGAAGTGCCGATGGAATCGGTGCACATGTACGGCGTCGTCGGCGTCGGCAAGCCGAAGGGCGACCTGTTCGAGCTCGCCGGCATGGTGGAGAAGCCGAAGCGCGAACAGGCACCGTCCAATCTGTCGATCACCGGCCGCTATATCCTGCAGCCGGAGATCTTCGAAATCCTGGCCACCCAGGAGCGCGGCGCCGGCGGCGAAATCCAGCTCACCGACGCCATGCTGCGGATGGCCGAAGGCCAGCCGTTCTACGGCTTCAAGTTCAAGGGCAAGAGCTACGACTGCGGCTCCAAGTCCGGCTTCCTCGCCGCCAACATCGCCTATGCGATGGATCGCGACGACCTGCGCGACGGTCTGCGCGAGGAGATGCGGCAGTATCTCTGA
- a CDS encoding SIS domain-containing protein: MKSSKPRAAVTPAAVTPADMPPAISSALRTLEAEGGGITALAAALQNGLGAPFAAAVELIRGAHGRVIVSGLGKSGHIGRKIAATMASTGTPAFFVHAAEASHGDLGMITADDVIIALSWSGETVELKNLISYSRRFRIGLIAITAEAASTLGEAADVCLALPKAREACPHNLAPTTSSLMQLALGDALAVALLESRGFTAVDFGVLHPGGKLGAMLKFVRDLMHVGDTMPLKPLGTPMSDALVEMSSKGFGCVGIVDQRGALVGIVTDGDLRRHMRSDLMTAQVDEVMTRNPKTVSSTVLAGEAVDIFNSSKITALFVTDDAAPVGIIHLHDVLRAGVA; this comes from the coding sequence ATGAAATCGTCCAAACCGCGCGCGGCCGTGACGCCGGCCGCCGTCACACCGGCCGACATGCCGCCGGCCATCAGTTCGGCGCTGCGCACCCTCGAAGCCGAGGGCGGCGGCATCACGGCATTGGCGGCGGCGCTGCAGAACGGTCTCGGCGCGCCCTTTGCGGCGGCGGTTGAACTGATCCGCGGCGCGCACGGCCGCGTCATCGTCTCAGGCCTCGGCAAATCCGGCCATATCGGCCGCAAGATCGCCGCGACCATGGCCTCGACCGGCACGCCCGCCTTCTTCGTCCACGCCGCGGAAGCGAGCCATGGCGATCTTGGCATGATCACCGCCGACGACGTCATCATCGCCCTGTCCTGGTCCGGCGAGACCGTCGAACTGAAGAACCTGATCAGCTATTCGCGGCGCTTCCGCATCGGCCTGATTGCGATCACGGCGGAAGCCGCCTCCACCCTCGGCGAGGCGGCGGATGTGTGTCTCGCCTTGCCGAAAGCCCGCGAGGCCTGCCCGCACAATCTCGCCCCGACGACCTCCTCGCTGATGCAGCTGGCGCTCGGCGACGCCCTTGCCGTGGCGCTGCTGGAGAGTCGCGGCTTCACCGCGGTGGATTTCGGCGTCCTTCATCCCGGCGGCAAGCTCGGCGCCATGCTCAAATTCGTGCGCGACCTGATGCATGTCGGCGACACGATGCCGCTCAAGCCGCTCGGCACGCCGATGTCCGATGCCCTGGTGGAGATGTCATCCAAAGGCTTCGGCTGCGTCGGCATCGTCGATCAGCGCGGCGCGCTGGTCGGCATCGTCACCGACGGCGACCTGCGCCGCCATATGCGCAGCGACCTGATGACCGCGCAGGTCGACGAGGTGATGACCCGCAATCCGAAGACGGTATCGTCGACCGTGCTCGCCGGCGAAGCGGTCGACATCTTCAACAGCTCGAAGATCACGGCGCTGTTCGTCACCGACGACGCCGCCCCGGTCGGCATCATCCATCTTCACGATGTGCTGCGCGCCGGCGTCGCCTGA
- a CDS encoding lytic murein transglycosylase — protein MAKVTAGRGLIWVGSMALLLASAGAGAQSVGGGPVAAREATGSATRPAGPGRTTTAQASLPFLSLFSPQPAGPAALPPSGPREWSGEDGASGHPLMTAQAIREAAANFDACVASLWPEAARRGVSRESFERYTAGLAPDLRIMDLMDSQPEFTKAIWDYLDVLVNDARIAAGREILAKYRPTFDAVEKTYGVDRYIIAAIWGVESNYSTQGGDRSVLRSTATLSCIGRRQAYFRNEFLSALEILHHGDLVPAQMVGSWAGAFGPTQFMPTAFKRYAVDFDQDGRRDVVGDVADLIASTANNLKKDGWQAGQTWGYEVEVPQGFDYMLADRARVMSIAQWEQLGIRRAGGKPFPRGTDKAFLLAPAGSEGPGFLMLGNFRSILRYNPAEAYALAIGYLADRLRGGAAFLQPWPRQERVLSRAERLELQQLLAQRGFYRGEPDGQLGGETRKALRGFQASIGAAADGFASAAMLDRLRGQ, from the coding sequence ATGGCGAAGGTAACCGCGGGACGAGGGCTGATCTGGGTCGGCAGCATGGCGCTGCTGCTGGCATCCGCCGGCGCCGGGGCGCAGAGCGTTGGCGGCGGTCCGGTCGCTGCGCGCGAGGCCACTGGCTCGGCGACGCGGCCAGCCGGGCCGGGGCGCACCACGACTGCCCAGGCGAGTTTGCCCTTTCTGTCGCTGTTTTCACCGCAGCCGGCAGGGCCGGCGGCGCTGCCGCCGTCCGGGCCGAGGGAATGGAGCGGCGAAGACGGCGCCTCGGGCCACCCCCTGATGACCGCCCAGGCGATCCGCGAGGCCGCGGCTAATTTCGATGCCTGCGTCGCTTCGCTATGGCCGGAAGCGGCGCGGCGCGGCGTCTCGCGCGAAAGCTTCGAACGCTATACCGCCGGGCTGGCTCCTGATCTGCGGATCATGGACCTGATGGATTCCCAGCCGGAATTCACCAAGGCGATCTGGGACTATCTCGACGTGCTGGTGAATGATGCCCGGATCGCGGCCGGCCGCGAGATCCTCGCCAAGTACCGCCCGACCTTCGACGCCGTGGAAAAGACCTATGGCGTCGATCGCTACATCATCGCGGCGATCTGGGGTGTGGAATCCAATTACTCGACCCAGGGCGGCGACCGCAGCGTGCTGCGCTCCACCGCGACATTGTCCTGCATCGGCCGGCGCCAGGCCTATTTCCGCAACGAGTTTCTCTCGGCGCTCGAAATTCTTCACCACGGCGACCTCGTCCCCGCGCAGATGGTGGGCTCCTGGGCCGGCGCTTTCGGCCCGACCCAGTTCATGCCGACGGCGTTCAAGCGCTATGCGGTGGATTTCGATCAGGACGGCCGCCGCGACGTGGTCGGCGATGTCGCCGATCTGATCGCCTCCACCGCCAACAACCTCAAGAAGGATGGGTGGCAGGCTGGCCAGACCTGGGGCTACGAGGTCGAGGTGCCGCAGGGCTTCGACTACATGCTGGCCGACCGCGCCCGCGTCATGAGCATTGCCCAGTGGGAGCAGCTCGGAATCCGCCGCGCCGGTGGCAAGCCCTTTCCGCGCGGCACCGACAAGGCCTTTCTGCTGGCGCCGGCCGGCAGCGAGGGACCGGGCTTCCTGATGCTGGGAAATTTCCGCAGCATCCTGCGCTACAACCCGGCGGAGGCCTATGCCCTGGCGATCGGCTATCTCGCCGACCGCCTGCGCGGCGGCGCGGCCTTCCTCCAGCCATGGCCGCGCCAGGAGCGGGTGCTGAGCCGGGCGGAACGGCTGGAGCTGCAGCAGTTGCTGGCCCAACGCGGGTTCTACCGTGGCGAACCCGACGGCCAGCTCGGCGGCGAAACCCGCAAGGCGCTGCGCGGCTTCCAGGCCTCGATCGGCGCCGCTGCCGACGGCTTCGCCTCGGCGGCCATGCTCGATCGCCTGCGCGGTCAGTAA
- a CDS encoding 16S rRNA (uracil(1498)-N(3))-methyltransferase, with protein MPQSDLAKVDFRSPRLYVDAPLHEGAEIALDRDQANYLGNVLRLAAGGTVLVFNGRDGEWRAAIGGRKRPDQLSIAGRTRAQAALPDLTYAFAPLKHARLDYMVQKAVEMGAARLQPVLTRFTQVSRVNGERMRANAIEAAEQCGILALTAVDEPQPLERWLSQRAAGRLLVFCDEDAPVADPVAALAGAPKGSGIDVLVGPEGGFSEDERSLLRRQTGTLILSLGPRILRADTAAVAALALVEAVLGDWRRS; from the coding sequence ATGCCTCAATCCGATCTCGCCAAAGTCGATTTCCGCAGCCCCCGGCTCTATGTCGACGCGCCGCTGCACGAGGGTGCCGAAATCGCGCTCGACCGCGATCAGGCCAATTACCTCGGCAATGTGCTGCGCCTCGCCGCCGGCGGCACCGTCCTGGTATTCAATGGGCGCGATGGCGAGTGGCGCGCCGCCATCGGCGGCCGCAAGCGGCCCGACCAGCTGTCGATCGCAGGCCGCACCCGCGCCCAGGCCGCCCTGCCCGACCTCACTTACGCTTTCGCGCCGCTCAAGCATGCCCGGCTCGACTATATGGTCCAGAAGGCGGTGGAGATGGGGGCAGCCCGGCTGCAGCCGGTCCTGACCCGCTTCACCCAGGTCAGCCGGGTCAATGGCGAGCGGATGCGCGCCAACGCGATCGAGGCGGCCGAGCAGTGCGGCATTCTGGCGCTGACCGCCGTCGACGAGCCCCAGCCGCTGGAGCGCTGGCTCAGCCAGCGCGCCGCGGGGCGGCTGCTGGTGTTCTGCGACGAGGATGCCCCGGTGGCCGATCCGGTTGCGGCGCTCGCCGGCGCGCCGAAAGGCAGCGGCATCGACGTACTGGTCGGTCCCGAGGGCGGCTTTTCCGAGGACGAACGCAGCCTGCTCCGCCGCCAGACCGGTACGCTGATCCTCTCCCTGGGCCCACGCATTCTGCGCGCCGACACCGCCGCGGTCGCCGCCCTCGCCCTGGTCGAGGCGGTGCTCGGGGACTGGCGGCGATCCTGA